A genome region from Anolis carolinensis isolate JA03-04 chromosome 6, rAnoCar3.1.pri, whole genome shotgun sequence includes the following:
- the fam237b gene encoding protein FAM237B encodes MGFSMQRWFLQLGCLLMLNLVNGNTDYHNGAPDSLGEIDNSCWEASSHKLMEIKNIRAADTVTALWKFMMFLKESSTPKHNDVFNDLAQTFWNMYIDCLLSRSHGVGKRQLRFSRNTLTNAQETSEGVANFNSRARR; translated from the exons ATGGGATTCTCAATGCAAAGATGGTTTCTTCAACTGGGCTGTCTGTTGATGCTGAATTTAGTTAATGGCAATACAGACTATCATAATGGAGCCCCTGACAGCCTGGGAGAAATTGATAATTCGTGCTGGGAAGCCTCCTCTCATAAGCTGATGGAAATTAAGAACATTAGGGCAGCAGACACAGTCACTGCTCTCTGGAAATTCATGATGTTCTTAAAAGAGTCCTCTACGCCCAAGCATAATGATGTCTTCAATGATTTAGCACAAACTTTCTGGAATATGTACATAGACTGTTTGCTATCCAGGTCTCATGGAGTGGGCAAGAGACAACTAAGATTCTCACGCAACACTTTAACAAATGCACAGGAAACTTCAGAAG GTGTTGCAAATTTCAACAGTAGGGCAAGGAGATAA